ACGCCGCCGCCCGCCAGGACCTGAGCGTGGCCGAGCAAAACGATGCCTACCGCCTCGTGGTGCCGGCCATCATGAGCCAGATCTACTATAAGGAAGGCAACTTCGACGGCCTGATTGACTACGGCACCAAGGCCCTAGCCCAGACCCCGCCGCCGCAGAGCGCCGACGAAATTCAGCTGCTTGTGGGCGACGCCTTCTACCAGAAGCAGGACTTCAAGCAGGCCGCCGAGTACTTCGACAAGTACGCCGCCGGCCGCAAGAAGATTGAGCCCAAGGTGCAGTACAAAATCGGCTACGCCAACTTCAAGATGGGCGACTACAAGGGCGCCATCGGCAGCCTGAAGGGCGTGGCGGCCCAGCGCGACTCGCTCGGGCAGAATGCGGCCTACCACTTGGGCTTAAGCTACCTCAAAACCAACCAGAAGCAGCAGGCTCTGAACTCGTTCGACGCGGCCCGCAAGACCACCTTCGACAAGACCATCACCGAAAACGCCACCATCAAGTACGCCCAGATCAACTACGAGCTGGGCAACACCCAGGAGGTGATTACGGCCCTTCAGGGCTTCAACAAGCGGTTTCCGCGCTCCAAGAACAGCGCCGCCGCCGACGACATCCTGAGCGAGAGCTTCCTCAATTCGAGCGACTTTACCCAGGCCATCAGCTACCTCGAAGGCCTCGACGACCGCAGCAACAAGCTCAACGCCACCTACCAGCGCGTGACCTACCTGCAGGCCGCCACGCTCTACAACAACAACCAGTACTCGCAGGCCCTGCCGCTGGTTGATAAGTCGCTGAAGTACCCCCAGGACGATGCCTTGCGGGCTGCCGCTCAGGTGCTCAAGGGCGAAATCTACTCAGTAGGGCAGAAGTACCCCGAAGCCATTCAGGCCTACACCGCCGCGGCCCGTACGGCCCGCAGCGGCTCGGCGGCCGAAACCGACTTCGACCAGAAGGCCCGCTATGGCCTGGGCTACGCCTACTACAACACCCAGCAGTACGCCCCGGCCCGGACCCAGTTTCAGGCCTACCTCAACGACCCGGTGGCCAAGCCCACCGACCCGAACTACTACGACGTGACCCTGCGCGTGGCCGACACCTACTACGTGGGGAAAAACTACGCCCAGGCCCTGGAGCTCTACGACAAGGTTATTGCCGCCAACGCAGCCGACAAGGACTACGCCTACTATCAGAAAAGCGTAACCCTGGGCCTGATGGGCCGGCGCGACGAAGCCACCAAGACCCTGAGCACCCTGCTCAAAACCTCGCCCACGTCGCGCTACGCCGATGATGCCGTGTATCAACAGGCCCAGTTCGACTTCGAGGCCGGCGACTTCCAGCCCGCCGTCGACGGCTTTACCAAGCTTATTACCAACCGGCCCAACAGCCAGCTGATTCCGCAAGCTTTGCAGAAGCGCGGGGTGGCCTACGCCAACCTCAACCAGCACGACAAGGCCATTGCCGACTTCAAGCAGGTGCTCGACCAGTACCCGCGCACCAAAGCGGCCAGCAGCGCTATTTACAGCATGCAGGAGAGCCTCGCGGCTACGGGCAAAACTGAAGATTTCGACCAGTACCTGGCCCAGTTTAAGGCCCAGAACCCGGAAAGCAAGGCCACCGAAAGCGTCGAGTTTGAGGCCGCTAAATCCTTGTACCTGGCCGAAAAGTATCCCCAGGCCATTACCCGGCTGGAGTCGTACCTGAAACAGTACCCCAGCAACGCCCTGGCCGCCGACGGCCGCTTTTTTCTGGCCGATTCCTACCTCAAAACCGGCAAAAAGGCCGAGGGCCTGACCCGGATGCGGGCCGTGGTGCAGGAGGGCAAGAGCGAATTCGTGAACCGGGCCGTGGGCCGGGTAGCCGACCTGGAGTTTGAGGCCAAAAACTACCCCGAGGCCATCAAGTACTACACCCGCCTGCGGGAAGTGTCGCAGAACAAGCGCGAGGTGGCCAACGCCGGCATCGGGCTGATGAAAAGCTACTACGAAACCGCCGACTACCCCAGCACCCGCCGCGTGGCCGAGGAGCTGCGCAGCGTGGCCGGGGCTTCGCTCAACGCCACCAATGCCGCCAACCTGTATCTGGGGAAAGCCAGCCACAAGACCGGCAACTTCGAGCTGGCCCTGCCCGAGCTGACCAAGGCCGCAGCTGCCACCGACGAAACCGGGGCCGAAGCCCAGTACCTGCTGGCCGACGTGCTGTTTCAGCAGAAAAAGTACCCCGAGGCTCTCGACGCGGCCTATAAGACCAACTCCTCGAACTACGAGCTGTGGCAGGGCCGGGGCTTTTTGCTGATTGCCGACATCTACACGGCCCAGGGCGAAACGTTCCAGGCCAAGGCCACGCTGAACTCCATCATCGAGAATAAATTCCCGGTACCCGAGGTCATCGAAGGAGCCAAGCAGCGCCTGGCGGCCTTGTCGACGGACGCCGGCAGCGGCGGCACCACGGGCGGCGGCAAAACTCCGCCGGCCAAGACGCCGCCCACCAAAACCCCGCCTACTGGCAAAACCGGCGCGAGCACGCCGACGCCGAAAACGCCAACTACCAAGGGCAAAACCTCCGTGCGCAGCGCGTTGCAGCCCACCGAAACGGCTCCGGCCGACTCCACGGCCATGCCCGAGAGTCAGAAGTAGCAGCCCGGCCCGTAACGTATTTTTGACAGACAACCAGGATTGGGGCCCCACAGCGTGGGTCCCCATCCCAGACCCTCCGCTATGACCCTTCGTTCCCCTAAAATGCTGCCCCTGGCGGTTCTGCTGGCTGCTGCGCCCGTGCTGGCGCAGGCTCAGAAGACCGGCAAAACGGGCGGCAAGATTGAAGACGCCGAAATCGAGATTGTGAAGGAGCGGGTCAACCAGCTGCCCGAAGCCACCCGCAACTTCGAGAAAATCAAGATTGACCCGCCGGCCAAGCAAACCACCCCGGTCACGTATACGTACCCCGATTTCCGCCTGCCCGCCGACCGGCTCAACCCCGCCGTGCGCGTCTTGTCGATTCAGCAGGAGGAACTGGCCTCGCAAACCGGCAACTACCTCAAGGGTGCCGTTGGCAATTACGGTACGCTCTACGCCAAAGCGTATTTGCACAACACCCGCAGTGAAACGGCCTCCTACGGCCTCGACTTCAGCCACCTTTCCTCGTCTTCGGGCCCCGTCGACAAGAAGAACTCGGGCTCCAGCCAGACCCGCCTGGGGCTGAGCGGCGAAACCTACAATGGCCCCGTAACCCTGGGCGCCAAGCTGGACCTGGGCCGGGAGCGGTACAACTTCTACGGCTACAACCGCGAAACCCGCCGCCTGCCCCCCAATGCCGACAGCCTCAAGCAGGTCTTTAAGCGCGCCGCGGCCAAGGTGTACATGCGCAACCAAAGCACCGACGCGCCCTTTCAGTACGACCTGGGCCTGGGCTTCAACTACTGGGCCGACAACTTCAAGGCTTCGGAAAGCAACTTCACCGTGGCCTTGCGCTCGGCCTACACCCTGAGCGAGAAAAGCCGGGTGGCCGTCAACGGCGACGTGTCGCTGATTTCCTACAAGGACTCGCTTAAGACCAGTCGGCCCTTCCTGCAGCTGACGCCCGCCTACGAGCTGACCCTGGACCGGCTGGCCCTGTCAGTGGGAGCTACCCTGGGCTACACCGGCGACACCATCCGCCGGGCTTCGCAGTTCAATGTGTACCCGG
Above is a genomic segment from Hymenobacter cellulosivorans containing:
- a CDS encoding tetratricopeptide repeat protein translates to MKIFPRIALAASLSAAAPVAASAQQTQVFASDERHFQEGLELFDRGKYGAAQQAFQRYLEQTQRRTGELRDRTTDAEYYRAISGLYLFHPDAEGQVLAFAANNPAHPKAAQAFFELGKLYFDKKDYARSIDYLQRVGADNLSTEQRAESEFKLAYSYFSQKEFDKAKLLFDRNKQGNHEYRYASSYYAGYLAFRGGDYAAARQDLSVAEQNDAYRLVVPAIMSQIYYKEGNFDGLIDYGTKALAQTPPPQSADEIQLLVGDAFYQKQDFKQAAEYFDKYAAGRKKIEPKVQYKIGYANFKMGDYKGAIGSLKGVAAQRDSLGQNAAYHLGLSYLKTNQKQQALNSFDAARKTTFDKTITENATIKYAQINYELGNTQEVITALQGFNKRFPRSKNSAAADDILSESFLNSSDFTQAISYLEGLDDRSNKLNATYQRVTYLQAATLYNNNQYSQALPLVDKSLKYPQDDALRAAAQVLKGEIYSVGQKYPEAIQAYTAAARTARSGSAAETDFDQKARYGLGYAYYNTQQYAPARTQFQAYLNDPVAKPTDPNYYDVTLRVADTYYVGKNYAQALELYDKVIAANAADKDYAYYQKSVTLGLMGRRDEATKTLSTLLKTSPTSRYADDAVYQQAQFDFEAGDFQPAVDGFTKLITNRPNSQLIPQALQKRGVAYANLNQHDKAIADFKQVLDQYPRTKAASSAIYSMQESLAATGKTEDFDQYLAQFKAQNPESKATESVEFEAAKSLYLAEKYPQAITRLESYLKQYPSNALAADGRFFLADSYLKTGKKAEGLTRMRAVVQEGKSEFVNRAVGRVADLEFEAKNYPEAIKYYTRLREVSQNKREVANAGIGLMKSYYETADYPSTRRVAEELRSVAGASLNATNAANLYLGKASHKTGNFELALPELTKAAAATDETGAEAQYLLADVLFQQKKYPEALDAAYKTNSSNYELWQGRGFLLIADIYTAQGETFQAKATLNSIIENKFPVPEVIEGAKQRLAALSTDAGSGGTTGGGKTPPAKTPPTKTPPTGKTGASTPTPKTPTTKGKTSVRSALQPTETAPADSTAMPESQK